The region GCGCAGGTCCGCGAGCAGCTGCGCCCACAACGGAGCCGCCCCGTTGCGGACCAACGTGCCGGCCGGCATCCGCCACCCCTTCCTCGACGTGCCGGGAGAGCCTATCCGGCTACCCTCCCCGGATCGTGACGGTCCTCCGCTCGATCGCCCTCTTCGTGCTCGCCGCGGTCGCGGAGATCGGCGGCGCGTGGCTCGTCTGGCAGGGCGTCCGCGAGCACCGGGGCCTGCTGTGGATGGGCGCCGGCGTCGTCGCCCTGGGAATCTACGGCTTCGTCGCGACCCTGCAGCCGGACGCGAACTTCGGCCGGATCCTGGCCGCGTACGGCGGGGTGTTCGTCGCCGGTTCGCTGGCGTGGGCGATGGCGGTCGACGGGTTCCGGCCGGACCGGTTCGACGTCGTTGGCGCCGCGATCTGCCTGCTCGGCGTCGGCGTGATCATGTACGGGCCCCGGGCGGCCTGACCGGCTCAGCTCGGGTCGCGGCGGAGGCGGCCGCGCGGGCCCGGCGGTTCCGCACGACCCGCCGCCCGAGGAACCCGGTGGGCGACTCCGTTGGTCGTGCGCGGAAATCGTCGCCCTGGCAACGAGAAACGCGCACGGCTAGAACTAGAAGAGGTGCTCGAACGCCTTCAGGTTCGCCAGGGACTCCCCGCGCTCCGTCCGCCACGCGTACTCCCGGCGGATCGAAGAGGCGAAGCCCAGCTCGAGGAACGTGTTGAAGTCCCCGTCCGCTGCCTCCAGGACCTGGCCGAGCACCCGGTCCAGCTCCTCGGCGTCCACGGCGTGCAGCGGGATCCGACCCAGCAGGTGGATGTCCCCGACCCGGTCCAACGCGTAGTGCACCCCGTAGAGGCGGGCATTGCGCTGCAGCATGAAGCGGTAGACGCCCTCGTGGTTCTCGTCCGGCTGCCGGCAGACGAAGGCCTGCACGAACAGGGTCCGGTCCCGCACGAGCAGCCAGGTCGGCGTCTGCAGGCGGTTCGTGCCCGGCAGCTGGACGAGGTACTGCCCGGCCTCCTGCCGGGTGTGCTCGACGTCCAGCTCCGCCAGCGCGGCGCCGATCGTCGCGTCGGGGTCCTGCTGGTCGGTCACCGCGGTTCTCCGATCATGCGTCGACGATCCCCGCGAGCGCGCTCCGCCGCATCCGGGCCGTGAACTCGTCCGCCGCGCCGGCGTAGGTGTCCAGGAGCGCGTCGGTCGTGCGGTCCCAGGAGAACTCCCGCGCGTGGACGACAGCGCCGAGCGCCAGCTCGTCCCGCCGGCGGGGCGCCAGGGCGACCCGGGCCAGCGCGTCGGCCCACTGACCGGAACCGTGCCCGGGGACCAGCAACCCCGAGCGGCCGTCGGCGACCGCGACCGGCAGCCCGCCGACCCGCGCCGCGACGACCGGCGTCCCGCAGGCCTGCGCCTCCAGCGCGACCAGCCCGAAGGACTCGTTGTGGCTCGGGACCGCGACGACGTCCGCCGCCCGGTAGACGTCCGCGAGCCCCTCGCCCTGCGGCGGCAGGAACCGCATGACGTCGGTGATGCCGAGGCTGTCCGCGAGGCGGTGCAGCGACGTCGGCTCGGTGAGCCCGCTGCCCGACGGGCCGCCCACGATCAGCACGACGAGCCGATCGCGCAGCGACGGATCGCGGTGCAACAGCTCGGCGGCCGCGCGGAGCAGCACGTCCGGGGCCTTGAGCGGCTGGATCCGGCCGACGAAGGCGAGCACGACGGCGTCCGGCGCGAGCCCGAGCGCGGCGCGCGAGGCCAGCCGGTCACCGGGCTGGAAGCGGTCGAGGTCCACACCCGGCGGGACGGCGACGGTGCGCAGCGGGTCCGCGCCGCACAGCTCGACGAGCTGGCGGGCCTCGGCCTCGGTGTTGGCGACCAGCCGGTCCGCCTCGGCCACGACCTGGTCCTCGCCGATCACCCGGACCATCGGCTCCGGGGTGTCCCCCTCGGCCAGCGCGGCGTTCTTGACCCGGGCGAGGGTGTGCGCGCTGTGCACGAGCGGCACGCCCCAGCGGTCCCGGGCGAGCCAGCCGACCTGGCCGGAGAGCCAGTAGTGCGAGTGCACGACGCCGTACCAGCCCGGCTCCTGCCGGGCCTCGGCGCGCAGCACGCCCGCGGTGAAGGCGCAGAGCTGGCTGGGCAGGTCCTGCTTGCCGAGCCCCTCGAACGGGCCGGCGGCGACGTGCCGGACGAGGACACCGGGCGCGAGCTCCGCGACGGGTGGCTGCTCCGACGACGTGGCGCGGGTGAAGATCTCGACGGGCACACCGCGGCGGGCCATCCGGACGGCCGTCTCGACGATGTAGACGTTCATCCCGCCGGCGTCGCCGGTGCCGGGCTGCTCCAACGGCGAGGTGTGCACGGACAGCACGGCCACCCGGCCGGGCCGGTTGCCGGGACGTCGGTGGCCCAACGGATCTCTCACGTACTCGTTCCTAGCATGCAGGCCGTCGCGTCACCCATCCGTGGGGTCCGCACCGTGATCGGCCAGCGAGGCCAGCAACGCCCGTACGGGATCGGCGGCGTGCCACCGTCCACCGGCATCGGGCCAGGCCGGGACGCTGCGGACCCCCTGTTCGGGCCGCCGCAGCCGTATCCGCAGATCGTCGTGCCGGCGCAGCTCACCGGCCGGCACGTCGACGCCGAGTGTGTGGCACACCACGAGGACCTCGGGCAGCGCGGACCACGCGACCGGCTCGCCCTCCCCCACGACCTCCGCCGCCACGACGTCGGAGGAGAGCGGGAGGTCGAGCAGCTCGGCGAGCGCGGCCGGGTCCCCGCCGCCCACCAGCTCGCCCGCGGGCAGCACGGCCGCGGTCCACGGGGCGTCGAGGACGACCGCGTCGTCGACCGCCACGACGCCGCCGGCGAGCGAGCGGGCGCGTTCCGGCAGCTCGAGCCGGTCGACGTCCACCAGCCCCTCGACGAGCGCCTCCGCCAGCGCGGCGTGTGCGGCCAGGGCGAGCCCCGCGTCCGGGGTGCGGGCGGGGTCGCCGAGCCGGGCGAGCAGGTCCGCGGCGTCGTCGGTCGAGCGGACGACGAGCCCGGCGCGCACCCCGATCGCGGCGAGCAGCGTCTCGTCGACCCCGGTGTCCGGGACCGGGTCGTGGAACCCGGCGAGCGCGGACGCCGAGGGCAGTCGCCAGTACGCCGGCAGCCGGCCCCCGAGCAGGGCGTTGCGGGCGAGCCACCAGCCCGTGTAGCCACCGCTGAGCAGCACCGCGGCCCGGGTGTCCGGCTCCGCGGCGAGCAGCCGCAGCGCGGCCGGCCAGGCGTCGTCCGCGACGAGGTCGAGGTCCCGGACCGCGACGACCCGGGCGGGCCCGCTCTCGAGGGAGTCCCACCACAGGTCCTCGTCGTGCAGCTCGTGGTCCGGCCCGACCGGCTCCTCGTCGACGACCACGGCGAACCCGTCCAGCACCCCGGCTGCGACGAGCGCCGCCCGCGGGAACCGCGCAGCCCACCGCCCGTCCAGGACCCCGACCGGCGCATCCGGATCGAGCAGCGGTGCCAGGGCCGCGTCCGGGAGCATCAGCTCGTCGGCGCGGGACGGGTTCCCCTCGGAGTCCGGCAGGGCGAGGGCCCCCACCCCGGCGACGCGGTCACCGGTCGCGCCGAGCAGGCCGAGGACCGCCGCGGCCAGCGGTTCCGGGTCCAGCCCGGCGTCCGCGTCGTCGAGGGAGCGGTCGACGGCGTCCTGCAACGCCGGGTGCTCCAGCAGCGACGCCGGGTCGGCGGCGCCGGCGCCGAGGCGGGCCAGCAACGGGTGGACGGCCTCGGGCGCGGCCACGTGCAGGCCCGGCAGACCCAGCTCCGCGACCGCCCGGACCGCGCGGTCCGCGTCCGGCTCGGCCAGGAGAACCGACGCGGCCCCGGCCGCCAGCCGCCCGTCGGCGAGCGGCACGGGCAACGCCCGCAGCTCCTCGGCCAGCCCCGGAACGGTCTCCGCGGCCGGCTCCAGGGCGGCGTAGAGGTCGCGCCACCAGGTGTCCGGCCGCTCGACGCGCAGCAGCCGCTCGGTCAGCTCGGCTGCCGGGACGCGGGTGACCCCCAGCTCCTGCAGCGCGCCCAACCCGGATTCCGGGACGTCGACCAGCCGCTCGAACGCCGGATCGGCGGCGGCGAGCAGCGCGGGCAGCCCCTCGGCGCCGGGGACGTCCAGCCACTCGGCCCGCCGGGGCGCGAGCGCCGGGCCGGCCGCCCCGGGCAGCCACGCGCCGTCCCGCAGCACGTCGAGCAGGGCCTCGCGGAGCAGGCCGTCGAGCGGGGAGGCCGGGAACCCGGGCTCCGGGACGAGCGCGGTGCGCTCGGCGGGCGGGACGGACTCGACGAGGTCGAGGTAGGCCGCGGCGGCCTCCCGGACGAGGGCGTCCGTGAGCGGGCCGGGGCGGACGCGGCGGCGGTCCGGTTCCAGGGGCAGAGTCGCGATCAGCCGGGCGGGCAGGGTCAGCCGCTCACCGCTGGCCGTCGGGGCGTGCAGCACCTCGCCGGCGGGCAGCGGGCCGTCGAGCGGAAGGGCCCAGCAGACGGACCAGGAGCGGCGTTCGCGCTGCTCGACGGCGGTGTCGGCGGTGGCCTCGTCCAGAGCCCCGGAGCGGCGGGCGAGCCGCCACCGCCGGCCCCCGACGGTCGCGACGTCCCCGTCGTCCGTCCGCACGAGCACGGTCTCGCCGACGGCGATCTCGGCCAGGTCCGGCAGCGCGAGCAGCAGGTCCGGGGCCGCCGCGCGGGCCTCGGCGAGCAGGGCCTCGCCGTCGGTCCCGGGACGCAGCGGGAGCCGGACCTCGGTGTCGTAGCCGTCCGGCGGGGCCGGCTCGTCCGCGTCGACCGGCCAGACCAGCCGCAGCACCGGGAGCTGCCCGGCGCGGCGGGCCAGCTCGGCCGCGGGGCCGGGCAGCGCGACGACCTCCTCGGCGGTCCGGACGGCCGAGAACCGCACCCCGCGTCCGGCCGCCGCGACGATCCGGGGCTCGGGGGACACCGGGACGACCGCCGCGAACCCGACGCCGAAGCGTCCGACGGAGCCGTGGTCGTCCCGCTTGGCGGAGGCGCGGAGCGAGGCGAGGGCCGCGACCCCGGCCGCGTCGAGGGGCGCACCGGTGTTGGCGACGCGCAGCTCGCCGCCGGCCAGCGAGACCCGGAGCCGACCGGGACGACCGGCGGCGCGGGCGGCGTCCGCGGCGTTCTGCGCGAGCTCGACGAACCACGCCTCCGCGTAGCCGCCGAGCAGCAGGTCCTCCTCGGCGTTCGCGTCCTCGCGGAAGCGGGTGGGCGAGGCGGCCCAGGCCGCGAGGACGGCGTCGCGGAGCGCGGCCGTCGAGAAGGGATCGGGCGCGCTCAGGACGGTGCTCAGGAGATCTGCGACTCGGGAACGGACTCCATGTCCACGCCGTCGTCGTAGACGAGCTCGGCGACGTGCACCGGCGAGCCCTGCTCGACGACGACGTCCGAGTGCGCGCCGCACCCGAACTCGACGGAGACGACGCTGCCGTCCGCGGGCGCGTACTCGTTGCCGCAGACGCCGAA is a window of Pseudonocardia sp. T1-2H DNA encoding:
- a CDS encoding sacsin N-terminal ATP-binding-like domain-containing protein; the encoded protein is MRRALGRRRRAGLAGARRRARLRRRRGHGVRSRVADLLSTVLSAPDPFSTAALRDAVLAAWAASPTRFREDANAEEDLLLGGYAEAWFVELAQNAADAARAAGRPGRLRVSLAGGELRVANTGAPLDAAGVAALASLRASAKRDDHGSVGRFGVGFAAVVPVSPEPRIVAAAGRGVRFSAVRTAEEVVALPGPAAELARRAGQLPVLRLVWPVDADEPAPPDGYDTEVRLPLRPGTDGEALLAEARAAAPDLLLALPDLAEIAVGETVLVRTDDGDVATVGGRRWRLARRSGALDEATADTAVEQRERRSWSVCWALPLDGPLPAGEVLHAPTASGERLTLPARLIATLPLEPDRRRVRPGPLTDALVREAAAAYLDLVESVPPAERTALVPEPGFPASPLDGLLREALLDVLRDGAWLPGAAGPALAPRRAEWLDVPGAEGLPALLAAADPAFERLVDVPESGLGALQELGVTRVPAAELTERLLRVERPDTWWRDLYAALEPAAETVPGLAEELRALPVPLADGRLAAGAASVLLAEPDADRAVRAVAELGLPGLHVAAPEAVHPLLARLGAGAADPASLLEHPALQDAVDRSLDDADAGLDPEPLAAAVLGLLGATGDRVAGVGALALPDSEGNPSRADELMLPDAALAPLLDPDAPVGVLDGRWAARFPRAALVAAGVLDGFAVVVDEEPVGPDHELHDEDLWWDSLESGPARVVAVRDLDLVADDAWPAALRLLAAEPDTRAAVLLSGGYTGWWLARNALLGGRLPAYWRLPSASALAGFHDPVPDTGVDETLLAAIGVRAGLVVRSTDDAADLLARLGDPARTPDAGLALAAHAALAEALVEGLVDVDRLELPERARSLAGGVVAVDDAVVLDAPWTAAVLPAGELVGGGDPAALAELLDLPLSSDVVAAEVVGEGEPVAWSALPEVLVVCHTLGVDVPAGELRRHDDLRIRLRRPEQGVRSVPAWPDAGGRWHAADPVRALLASLADHGADPTDG
- the mshA gene encoding D-inositol-3-phosphate glycosyltransferase, encoding MGHRRPGNRPGRVAVLSVHTSPLEQPGTGDAGGMNVYIVETAVRMARRGVPVEIFTRATSSEQPPVAELAPGVLVRHVAAGPFEGLGKQDLPSQLCAFTAGVLRAEARQEPGWYGVVHSHYWLSGQVGWLARDRWGVPLVHSAHTLARVKNAALAEGDTPEPMVRVIGEDQVVAEADRLVANTEAEARQLVELCGADPLRTVAVPPGVDLDRFQPGDRLASRAALGLAPDAVVLAFVGRIQPLKAPDVLLRAAAELLHRDPSLRDRLVVLIVGGPSGSGLTEPTSLHRLADSLGITDVMRFLPPQGEGLADVYRAADVVAVPSHNESFGLVALEAQACGTPVVAARVGGLPVAVADGRSGLLVPGHGSGQWADALARVALAPRRRDELALGAVVHAREFSWDRTTDALLDTYAGAADEFTARMRRSALAGIVDA
- a CDS encoding YnfA family protein; the protein is MVTVLRSIALFVLAAVAEIGGAWLVWQGVREHRGLLWMGAGVVALGIYGFVATLQPDANFGRILAAYGGVFVAGSLAWAMAVDGFRPDRFDVVGAAICLLGVGVIMYGPRAA
- a CDS encoding YbjN domain-containing protein — protein: MTDQQDPDATIGAALAELDVEHTRQEAGQYLVQLPGTNRLQTPTWLLVRDRTLFVQAFVCRQPDENHEGVYRFMLQRNARLYGVHYALDRVGDIHLLGRIPLHAVDAEELDRVLGQVLEAADGDFNTFLELGFASSIRREYAWRTERGESLANLKAFEHLF